In Microbacterium sp. 1.5R, the following are encoded in one genomic region:
- a CDS encoding RsmB/NOP family class I SAM-dependent RNA methyltransferase, whose protein sequence is MSGRQDDGARREPRRGESGRGSRSGPSTPRDQRPRDGQARGGKRDGQSRGPQRTAPQRTVQPARRVAYDVLRAVSESDAYANLILPAAIADAGLTPQDAALATELAYGTLRRRGTYDAIIAEAADRPVEEIDAGVLDALRLATHQLLATRVASHAAVNESVNIVAATQGRGASSFANAVLRRISRETPGEWEQRIESSARSDDERLALRSAHPVWVIRALRRALAAEGRVEELDDLLDADNASPEVTLVALPGLAEPGEPRRPYAPTAYGSPGGDPHHVIASSGGTVRVQDEGSQLVALALAEAAPIRSGERWLDLCAGPGGKTALLAAVARQHDVSLEANEVVPTRARLVRNALRAVPADVVVHEEDGRTFGTSHAGQFDRILVDAPCTGLGALRRRPEARWRKTPGDVAELVPLQVELLSAALDALAPGGIVAYATCSPHLAETTGVVQEVLRGRTDITELDARAVLEGVVTSPIDLGSDGTGRVQLWPHRHGTDAMFLALLRRADTDQRDASAEQGD, encoded by the coding sequence ATGAGCGGGCGGCAGGACGACGGCGCACGTCGCGAGCCGCGTCGCGGCGAGTCCGGCCGCGGATCCCGTTCGGGACCGAGCACGCCGCGGGATCAGCGTCCACGTGACGGCCAGGCTCGGGGCGGGAAGCGCGACGGACAGTCCCGCGGCCCGCAGCGCACGGCGCCGCAGCGCACGGTGCAGCCTGCGCGGCGCGTGGCCTACGACGTGCTGCGGGCCGTGTCGGAATCGGATGCCTACGCGAACCTGATCCTTCCGGCCGCGATCGCGGACGCAGGACTCACTCCACAGGACGCCGCTCTCGCCACAGAACTCGCCTACGGCACACTGCGACGCCGCGGAACGTATGACGCGATCATCGCCGAGGCCGCCGACAGGCCTGTCGAGGAGATCGACGCCGGTGTGCTCGACGCACTGAGACTCGCGACCCATCAGCTGCTCGCGACCCGCGTCGCGTCGCACGCGGCCGTCAACGAGTCGGTGAACATCGTCGCCGCCACCCAGGGCCGCGGTGCATCCAGCTTCGCGAACGCCGTGCTGAGGCGAATCTCCCGCGAGACGCCGGGGGAGTGGGAGCAGCGCATCGAGTCCTCCGCGCGGTCGGACGACGAGCGGCTGGCGCTGCGCTCCGCTCACCCCGTCTGGGTCATCCGTGCCCTGCGTCGCGCGTTGGCCGCTGAAGGTCGCGTCGAGGAGCTCGACGACCTCCTCGACGCCGACAACGCCTCGCCGGAGGTCACTCTCGTCGCTCTGCCCGGCCTCGCCGAGCCCGGGGAGCCACGTCGACCGTATGCGCCGACGGCCTACGGATCCCCGGGCGGCGACCCGCACCACGTGATCGCCTCCTCGGGCGGCACGGTGCGTGTGCAGGATGAAGGGTCGCAGCTCGTCGCACTGGCTCTCGCCGAAGCTGCGCCGATCCGTTCCGGCGAACGCTGGCTCGACCTGTGCGCAGGCCCCGGCGGCAAGACGGCGCTGCTCGCGGCGGTCGCGCGACAGCACGATGTGTCGCTGGAGGCGAACGAGGTGGTGCCCACCCGTGCGCGACTCGTCCGCAACGCCCTGCGCGCCGTGCCCGCCGATGTCGTGGTTCATGAAGAGGACGGCCGCACGTTCGGCACCTCCCACGCGGGCCAGTTCGATCGCATCCTCGTCGATGCGCCGTGCACCGGACTCGGGGCTCTGCGGCGGCGGCCCGAGGCGAGATGGCGCAAGACCCCCGGTGATGTCGCCGAGCTGGTGCCGCTGCAGGTCGAACTGCTCTCGGCGGCCCTCGACGCGCTGGCGCCCGGCGGCATCGTCGCGTACGCGACCTGCTCGCCGCATCTCGCCGAGACGACGGGCGTCGTCCAGGAGGTGCTCCGTGGCCGCACCGACATCACCGAGCTCGATGCGCGTGCGGTCCTCGAGGGTGTCGTGACCTCACCGATCGATCTCGGCAGCGACGGCACCGGGCGGGTCCAGCTGTGGCCACACCGGCACGGGACCGATGCGATGTTCCTCGCGCTCCTCCGACGAGCCGACACCGATCAGCGCGACGCCAGCGCCGAGCAAGGAGACTAG
- the hisG gene encoding ATP phosphoribosyltransferase codes for MLRIAVPNKGSLSETAADMLAEAGYAGRRDPKTLHVVDSDNDVEFFYLRPKDIATYVGSGAIDVGITGRDLLLDARMPGAREIEALGFAGSTFRFAAPSGRYTEVSELDGLRIATSYPGLVDAFLDERGIAVDLVPLDGAVESAVRLGVADAVADVVETGTTLRQAGLDVFGPVILQSEAVLIAGPQDAEGSETLLRRLRGVMVARRFVMIDYDLPLALLDDAVKIAGGIESPTVSPLRDPEWVAVRVMVARARVNPVMDALYALGARAILVTAIHNARL; via the coding sequence ATGCTGCGCATTGCTGTTCCCAATAAGGGCTCTCTCTCCGAGACGGCCGCCGACATGCTCGCGGAGGCCGGCTACGCCGGTCGCCGTGACCCCAAGACGCTCCACGTCGTCGACAGCGACAACGATGTCGAGTTCTTCTACCTCCGTCCCAAGGACATCGCGACGTACGTCGGCTCCGGCGCCATCGATGTCGGCATCACGGGTCGCGACCTGCTTCTCGACGCCCGCATGCCCGGCGCGCGCGAGATCGAGGCGCTCGGCTTCGCCGGCTCGACCTTCCGCTTCGCCGCGCCCTCGGGGCGCTACACCGAGGTGTCCGAGCTCGACGGTCTGCGCATCGCGACGTCGTATCCCGGTCTCGTCGACGCGTTCCTCGATGAGCGCGGAATCGCGGTCGACCTCGTGCCGCTCGACGGTGCGGTGGAGTCCGCCGTGCGCCTCGGTGTGGCCGACGCCGTGGCTGACGTCGTCGAGACGGGCACGACACTGCGTCAAGCGGGGCTCGACGTCTTCGGTCCCGTGATCCTGCAGTCCGAGGCCGTGCTGATCGCCGGTCCGCAGGATGCCGAGGGATCCGAGACGCTTCTCCGCCGTCTCCGCGGCGTCATGGTGGCCCGGCGGTTCGTGATGATCGATTACGACCTGCCGCTCGCTCTGCTCGACGACGCCGTGAAGATCGCCGGCGGCATCGAGTCTCCCACCGTCTCGCCCCTGCGCGACCCCGAGTGGGTCGCGGTGCGGGTCATGGTGGCCCGCGCGCGGGTCAACCCCGTGATGGATGCGCTCTACGCTCTCGGTGCCCGAGCGATCCTCGTCACGGCGATCCACAACGCGAGGCTCTGA
- a CDS encoding phosphoribosyl-ATP diphosphatase has product MKTFDELFAELSVKAETRPEGSGTVAELDGGVHTIGKKIVEEAAEVWMASEYESDEAAAEEISQLLYHVQVMMLAKGLSLQDVYRHL; this is encoded by the coding sequence GTGAAGACTTTCGACGAGCTGTTCGCCGAGCTCAGCGTCAAGGCCGAGACCCGCCCCGAGGGATCAGGCACGGTTGCAGAGCTCGACGGCGGCGTGCACACGATCGGCAAGAAGATCGTCGAGGAGGCTGCCGAGGTCTGGATGGCGTCCGAGTACGAGTCCGACGAGGCCGCTGCAGAGGAGATCTCGCAGCTGCTGTACCACGTGCAGGTGATGATGCTCGCCAAGGGCCTGAGCCTGCAGGACGTCTACCGACATCTGTGA
- the rpe gene encoding ribulose-phosphate 3-epimerase: MDLPRAPRINPSILAADFVNMQRDLAKIATADFAHVDVMDNHFVPNLTFGPQMVERIQATSPIPLDVHLMITDPERWAPAYAELGAASVTFHLEAAADPISLARTLRSIGARAGVAIKPDTPADGLYSVLEEFDQILVMTVEPGFGGQGFMPETMPKLRALADEAKRRGSNVWLQVDGGISDATIEAAAAAGADTFVAGSAVYGADDVEAAVTRLRDRARAASLES, encoded by the coding sequence GTGGACCTGCCCCGCGCACCGCGCATCAACCCCAGCATCCTGGCCGCCGACTTCGTGAACATGCAGCGTGATCTCGCCAAGATCGCCACTGCCGACTTCGCGCATGTCGACGTCATGGACAACCACTTCGTCCCGAACCTCACGTTCGGGCCGCAGATGGTCGAGCGGATCCAGGCGACCAGCCCGATCCCGCTCGACGTGCATCTGATGATCACCGACCCCGAGCGGTGGGCTCCCGCGTATGCGGAGCTCGGTGCCGCGAGCGTCACGTTCCACCTCGAGGCCGCCGCCGATCCGATCTCGCTGGCCCGCACTCTGCGCAGCATCGGGGCGAGGGCCGGAGTGGCGATCAAGCCGGACACACCCGCGGACGGTCTCTACAGCGTGCTCGAGGAGTTCGACCAGATCCTCGTGATGACCGTCGAACCAGGGTTCGGCGGGCAGGGATTCATGCCCGAGACGATGCCGAAGCTGCGCGCTCTCGCCGACGAGGCGAAGCGGCGAGGGTCGAACGTCTGGCTGCAGGTCGACGGCGGGATCTCCGATGCGACGATCGAGGCGGCGGCCGCCGCCGGCGCAGACACCTTCGTCGCAGGATCCGCGGTCTACGGCGCCGACGACGTCGAGGCGGCCGTCACCCGGCTCAGAGACCGCGCCAGAGCCGCTAGCCTGGAATCGTGA
- the fmt gene encoding methionyl-tRNA formyltransferase, which yields MRLVFAGTPSAAVPTLRRLAAEHDIAAVVTRPDAPLGRKRVLTPSPVAHAADELGLPVIKAARLDDDATAAITALDVELGVIVAYGGLVREPLLSAPSKGWINLHFSLLPQWRGAAPVQRALINGDAQMGASVFQLVPALDAGDVFATRVVAVAPEATADAALDALALDGAELTAEVVAAIADGTARAVPQEGEASLAPKLTLDDGLLDWTRPLSEVFARFRGVTPEPGAHTTVDGIRLKVLEAIPSESDVALAPGAFTATKSALLIGTASAPLAVTRVQPSGKGAMSAVDWWRGQRDTENLRAGA from the coding sequence ATGCGTCTCGTCTTCGCCGGCACACCGTCGGCAGCCGTCCCCACACTCCGCCGCCTCGCGGCCGAGCACGACATCGCTGCGGTCGTCACCCGCCCGGACGCGCCGCTGGGCCGCAAGCGGGTGCTCACGCCATCGCCTGTCGCTCACGCCGCCGACGAGCTCGGACTGCCGGTCATCAAGGCGGCTCGCCTCGACGACGACGCGACGGCCGCCATCACCGCGCTCGATGTCGAGCTCGGTGTGATCGTGGCGTACGGCGGACTCGTTCGCGAGCCGCTGCTCTCCGCACCGTCGAAGGGCTGGATCAATCTGCATTTCTCGCTCCTCCCGCAGTGGCGCGGTGCCGCACCCGTGCAGCGCGCACTGATCAACGGCGATGCGCAGATGGGTGCCAGTGTGTTCCAGCTCGTTCCCGCGCTCGATGCCGGTGATGTCTTCGCGACGCGGGTCGTCGCGGTCGCTCCCGAGGCGACGGCGGATGCCGCACTCGACGCACTCGCTCTCGATGGCGCCGAACTGACGGCGGAAGTGGTCGCGGCCATCGCCGACGGCACTGCGCGCGCTGTGCCCCAGGAGGGGGAGGCGTCGCTGGCCCCGAAGCTGACTCTCGACGATGGTCTGCTCGATTGGACCCGCCCGCTCAGCGAGGTGTTCGCGCGGTTCCGTGGAGTCACCCCCGAACCGGGCGCCCACACGACCGTCGACGGGATCCGCCTCAAGGTGCTGGAGGCCATTCCCTCGGAAAGCGACGTCGCCCTCGCGCCGGGCGCGTTCACCGCGACCAAGTCCGCTCTCCTCATCGGAACGGCCTCGGCCCCGCTCGCGGTCACGCGGGTGCAGCCCTCGGGCAAGGGCGCGATGAGCGCGGTCGACTGGTGGCGCGGGCAGCGAGACACCGAGAACCTGCGAGCCGGCGCATGA